Sequence from the Pseudobacteroides sp. genome:
AATCTGCCCCAAGAGTGAATGCAAGCTCACAACCTTCTATTGTGTTTTCAGGTGCTAGAGCCGGAACCCCTCTATGCCCTATCAAAAAAGGCTTCCTCACAATGGTCGTATCATGGTTGTAAATGGCTAATGCCTGTTTTGCCTTTTCCGGAGAGCCTGTTACAATTCCATTGGCCCCTGATGTGATAATCCTATGAAGTACGACAAGCTTTTTGTCTTTGTCATCATTGGTTACTTTTTCCCTAACCCATACTGTAACAAGCCTATGTTGTAAAAACTGAACATTATTTTTGGTTGCAGCTTCAGCCGAAATAACAGCTATTCTCGAAAGATTGCTGTTTACAGTATCCCTTATACTCATAAGCTCATCTGTACTTACATCAGAGCACAGATTTTCAAATTCAACAATTCCCCTTATAAAGGTGTAGCCTTCCCTTGCCAGTTTGACTAATTCCGGATTGTTTGATATTACAAAGGCATCCTCAATCATACTATTCTTTAAGTATTCCGAAACGGCCTTAGCTGTATCAGTGTCATTGACCCTAAACGCAGGTATAACCTTGGATTTCATGTATTCATACATTGAACTTGCGGTTCCTATTACTTTAAAACCACGGTCAAGAACTTCAAGTTTTTTATTTACATTAAGAACGGCAGTAGCCGCAAGTCCTCCGGAAATTACTCTTTCAAAATCCGATCTACTTTCAATCTCAGTAATAACAGTAGGTGCCATAGATATCTTTGTATCGGCTTCAACAACCCTTGAGTATTTTTCCTCAGGTTTTATCATCTCAGGAACAGCTGACCAATTGAATTCTTCAGTATAAAGTGCAGAGGCCGTATGAGCTGCTGTCATTAAAACCAACAAGAAGATGAAAACAAGTTTTTTCATTCAATTACCTCCAAGCTATTAAAATTCTAGATGTCGAGCTGTATTTATAGTGTAAGAAATAAAATAATAAATATCCTACTGCATTCCATGCAAATAATTCTATTAACTTGGTTTAATAATATAATAAAGGTGATAAATATAGAATTATTACACTTTAATGTATTTATAAGGAGATGATAACATGAGCACAGTGCTGTATATAAAGGCAAATGCAAAACCGGAAGGTGCATCAAGGACTTTTATAATTTCCGATAAATTTATGGAAACCTATAGGGACAGTCATCCTAACGATAAAATCATAACCCTGAATCTTTATAAAGAGAATATACGATTCTTATCTGAAGGTGACATCAACACTGTCTTTGGACCTAAAAACGAGGACAGCAGGAATAATCCTATTTTAAAATACGCCTATCAATTTGCAGAAGCAGATAAATATGTTATTGCAGAACCTATGTGGAATCTGAGTATTCCCGCAATACTTAAGTCTTATATTGACTATATAACCGTAACAGGTATAACATTCAAATATACTGAAAATGGTGCAGTTGGGCTCTTGCAAAACAAAAAACCTTTTAATCTACAGAGAAAAATACAAAATCGCACTTGTTTATTACAACTAACAAGTGCGATTTTTAAAAATTTATTTTACATTTCCATACATCTTTCAATAACTGTTAATGCTTCTGCTCTTGATAACTTTCTATTAGGCCTGATTTCATAGCTGTTATAGCCCTTTATTATGTCCATCTCGTAAGCCCCATACATATAATCTGCAGCCCATTCCGGTATTTCTTTAGCATCTTTAAGTTTTGGCTTCTTATTTGCCGATTTGTCATAGCCAAAAGCTCTCATTGTCATAACTACCGCCTCTGCCCTTGTAACATGCTTGGACGGCATGACTTTATTTTTGTAGCCTTCAATTATTCCAATTTCTGAAGCTTTAATAATATAACCCAAAGCCCACTTTGAAATTTTATCATTATCATCAAAAGACGAATATTTCTTTTCGCTTGGTGCGTAGCCTGAAGCTGTTAGTAGCAGCTTTATAAATTCTTCTCTTGTAATTAATTTGTTGGGCTTAATGGTACCATCTTTATAACCTGATACTACTCCCTCATTTATTAGATCGGTAACATATTCTTCTGACCAGTGACCTTTTATATCCTTAAAACTATTTGCAGAAGGAATCTTATGTGTAGGTTCATTAGCATTTGGTGCAGGTGTAAATGCTGCCGCGGTCTCCGCTGTAGGAGTTGCTTCTGGTGTTGCAGTAGGCGTAGCTGTGGGTGTTGCCCTTTGATCTGAGATCATAGCACCTTTTTGAATCTGGATTTTTACAGGCTGTGTATAAATATCATAAGTATCCCCATTCTTTTCTGAAAGCTTTGCATTATAGCGAAGTGTAACATATGCATCCCCCTCTTTTAAGGCTGTAATGCTGTTGCCGTCCACCTCAAGCTTCTCCCTACCAGTCAATACTACAACCTCGGGAGCAACTTCTTTTATTTCTCCCTTATAAGTTTTCACATCTGCTGTGAGCGATATTGACTCACCACTTCTAATAGCCAACTGGCTTTGTTTGGATGTTATTTCTGCCGCCCAGTCTGAAAAAACCTGAACACAATTTGTTGTCATGCTGTAAACACCCATTTTGAAATATTTTATAATGGATGCTTTATCTTTAAAGGTCCATGGATATATTGTCATACCTCTATGTTTGCTTATTTCTAAAAATTCTTTATCTACAGCAGAATAAACCGGCATAAAATTTGCATTTAATGTCTGAACTCTAAACAATGCAGATCTTAGTGCCTCGTAACCATTCAAACTATTTGGGGCACCTATGTAAAGAAACCCAAGTGACATTTCAGGCATAATATCTTTCGTCCTTATTAACTGATCCTTGCTGAAAGAAATTGTTGTCAAATGTGAATCATATCCTGTTTTCCTGATAAGCTCAGCATATTTGTCAACCGTAATGGGATCTTTGCTTTTTATTTCAACAAAAATCATCTGATCCTTGCCTGAAAATTTTTCAAAATACTGATTAAGTGTTGGAATTTTTGCATTGGGGTATTGTATACGAAACTTTTTATT
This genomic interval carries:
- a CDS encoding FMN-dependent NADH-azoreductase is translated as MSTVLYIKANAKPEGASRTFIISDKFMETYRDSHPNDKIITLNLYKENIRFLSEGDINTVFGPKNEDSRNNPILKYAYQFAEADKYVIAEPMWNLSIPAILKSYIDYITVTGITFKYTENGAVGLLQNKKPFNLQRKIQNRTCLLQLTSAIFKNLFYISIHLSITVNASALDNFLLGLIS